A genomic region of bacterium contains the following coding sequences:
- a CDS encoding DUF935 family protein translates to MAAVSIYDSKDHKWRDQYNPLRGLSLPKLVSLLEAGERGAYADLQWFYHYMERSDAMIHAVIQRRRAALLACDWDIRVSADEDADKGLAAEQSAFLREAYDRVENFRDAVSFIFSGFFRGYAHLEKYISPSGMVTRLEPVEQWFWVRDGLFGSWEYNQDAKSGVGRGESVDFQNFLIFESVPLNRMLAVLYLRKNLSQKDWDSFLEVYGIPSIFLVGPPNTPETKEAEYHAVAQEIMSNGRGYLPHGSDVKFVNGGGNKPPFLEHIDYIDRQITLAATGGLLTMLAESGSGTLAGNAHADTFLQIARSDAALLSGLFQEQFDTPLLREYFPDQPILAYFEFAPPAADEVSRVVKDAVELAKAGVRMDLRELEEKTGYKLERSAAVKSNNDGAESPVLRAT, encoded by the coding sequence ATGGCAGCGGTAAGTATATACGACTCAAAGGATCATAAATGGCGGGATCAGTATAATCCCTTGCGAGGATTGAGCCTGCCGAAGTTGGTCTCGCTCCTGGAGGCGGGCGAGCGCGGGGCCTATGCCGATCTGCAATGGTTTTACCATTACATGGAGCGGTCGGATGCCATGATCCATGCAGTAATTCAGCGGCGCCGGGCCGCCTTGCTGGCCTGCGACTGGGATATCCGCGTGAGCGCGGATGAGGATGCCGACAAAGGCCTTGCGGCGGAACAATCAGCCTTCCTCCGCGAAGCCTATGACCGTGTCGAAAATTTCCGCGATGCGGTGTCGTTTATTTTTTCCGGTTTCTTTCGCGGGTATGCCCACCTGGAGAAGTATATTTCGCCGTCCGGCATGGTTACCAGGCTGGAACCGGTGGAACAATGGTTCTGGGTTCGGGACGGTTTATTTGGGTCGTGGGAGTACAACCAGGACGCAAAAAGCGGGGTTGGCCGGGGCGAGTCCGTTGATTTTCAGAACTTTCTGATTTTTGAATCCGTGCCCCTGAATCGGATGCTGGCGGTACTGTATTTACGAAAGAATCTAAGTCAAAAGGACTGGGATTCTTTCCTGGAGGTGTATGGGATCCCGTCTATATTTCTGGTCGGGCCTCCGAATACGCCAGAGACGAAGGAAGCGGAGTACCACGCGGTCGCCCAGGAAATTATGTCGAATGGCCGGGGGTACCTGCCCCACGGGAGTGATGTAAAGTTCGTGAATGGCGGCGGCAACAAGCCGCCGTTCCTGGAGCACATTGATTATATCGACCGGCAGATCACACTGGCCGCCACGGGCGGTCTGTTGACAATGCTGGCGGAGTCGGGATCCGGCACCCTTGCCGGCAATGCGCACGCGGACACCTTCCTGCAGATCGCCCGGAGCGATGCGGCGCTGCTGAGTGGGTTATTCCAGGAGCAGTTCGACACGCCGTTGCTGAGAGAGTATTTCCCCGACCAGCCGATCCTGGCCTATTTCGAGTTCGCCCCGCCGGCGGCGGATGAGGTGTCGCGGGTCGTGAAGGATGCTGTAGAGTTGGCGAAGGCGGGGGTAAGGATGGATTTGAGGGAGTTGGAAGAGAAGACGGGGTATAAATTGGAACGATCCGCCGCCGTTAAGTCAAACAATGATGGAGCCGAATCCCCTGTACTCCGCGCCACTTGA
- a CDS encoding tyrosine-type recombinase/integrase translates to MKHRTGHVFKRANSNTYYLRYVINGKVMQQALYNDNGEAITSAKDAEQARVKIMSPFTVADEAGALENVKAKLEGRRHELEVIDEQRNPALPLQQAWSTFIKAHNRPDTGKATLRVYALTWGRFLKWITGAYPDVKTLRAVTPEIAGEYAAHLTAEKRSPNTFNKYMNLLSLVFRTVAEKARLTKNPWEDIQRKRLVTHGRRELTIAELRAVCTKATGDLRLMVAIGLYTGLRLGDCATLRWAEVDLARGIILRIPNKTGRRSQKPVMVPIHPTLRALMEEEPKSDRTEYVLPRIAADYARHHSYVTDRMQALFKKCEIQTTRAVEGQKMAQVEVGFHSLRHSFVSLCREANAPLAVVEAIVGHSNPAMTRHYTHTGEAAAIAAVASLPSIMAEEAKALPPAPVPRLIDAEAVLAIIEGATAKTWKAKMDELRVLCK, encoded by the coding sequence ATGAAGCACAGAACCGGACATGTTTTCAAAAGAGCTAACAGCAACACGTATTATTTGCGCTACGTGATCAATGGCAAGGTCATGCAGCAGGCCTTGTATAACGACAACGGCGAAGCCATTACCTCGGCCAAGGACGCGGAACAGGCGCGTGTGAAAATCATGTCCCCCTTCACGGTGGCGGATGAAGCCGGGGCGCTGGAAAACGTCAAGGCTAAGCTGGAAGGCCGGCGGCATGAACTGGAGGTCATTGATGAACAGCGGAATCCCGCCCTCCCCCTCCAGCAGGCTTGGAGCACCTTTATCAAGGCCCACAATCGGCCCGACACCGGTAAAGCCACGTTAAGGGTTTATGCCCTGACTTGGGGGCGTTTCTTAAAGTGGATAACTGGCGCGTACCCGGATGTGAAAACATTACGGGCTGTGACTCCCGAGATCGCCGGGGAATATGCCGCACATTTGACCGCTGAAAAACGGAGCCCCAACACGTTCAACAAATACATGAACCTGTTAAGTCTCGTTTTCCGGACAGTTGCCGAAAAGGCACGCCTGACGAAAAATCCTTGGGAAGATATTCAACGAAAACGATTGGTGACTCATGGCCGCCGGGAACTAACCATCGCGGAACTCCGTGCGGTTTGCACCAAAGCCACCGGCGATTTGCGACTCATGGTGGCCATCGGGCTCTACACCGGGCTAAGACTGGGCGATTGCGCCACCTTGCGCTGGGCTGAGGTTGACCTTGCGCGCGGCATCATCCTCCGGATCCCCAATAAAACAGGACGACGTAGCCAGAAACCCGTTATGGTGCCGATCCATCCGACCTTGCGCGCCCTGATGGAGGAGGAGCCCAAGAGTGACAGAACCGAATACGTCTTACCCCGAATCGCCGCCGACTATGCGCGGCATCACAGTTATGTGACGGATCGCATGCAAGCCCTGTTCAAGAAGTGCGAAATACAGACAACGCGGGCTGTTGAAGGCCAGAAAATGGCGCAAGTTGAAGTTGGGTTTCATTCCCTGCGGCATTCATTTGTCTCCCTCTGCCGGGAGGCCAATGCACCGTTGGCGGTTGTTGAGGCGATTGTCGGGCACAGCAACCCGGCCATGACCCGGCATTACACCCATACCGGTGAGGCCGCCGCAATCGCCGCAGTAGCGTCTCTGCCGTCCATTATGGCTGAAGAAGCCAAAGCCCTGCCCCCGGCACCAGTGCCCCGCCTGATCGATGCGGAGGCCGTTCTGGCGATAATTGAAGGGGCGACAGCAAAGACATGGAAAGCCAAGATGGATGAATTGCGGGTGTTGTGTAAGTGA
- a CDS encoding AraC family transcriptional regulator, producing the protein MKPSATIPSTAYLPAPVEAIAGVWKFSRSPHFKAAAHSLPGHLLHWVAKGSYTLKTNGREYRVKAGDLIYYHESEEVLWTGDASRVVFYSVGFLAPRCQPLPIAHRVSRADASMKTSFLRLYKIWDGGSVRNQFEIHALMNAMLNALERSARNQSSHSQVAIDSPWWRAEAGIRERRLFRPSLSDLARLAGVGRSVLIRSCKKATSMTPMQRIRDIRMEEACGLITFAHMNFSQIADYLGYSRVHEFSREFATFHGKSPREFKRSLCHPCK; encoded by the coding sequence ATGAAGCCATCAGCCACGATTCCGTCCACGGCTTATCTCCCGGCCCCGGTCGAAGCCATTGCGGGAGTCTGGAAATTCTCACGCTCACCCCATTTCAAGGCAGCTGCCCATTCCCTCCCCGGCCACCTGCTTCACTGGGTAGCCAAAGGGAGTTACACCTTGAAGACCAATGGCCGGGAATACCGGGTTAAGGCTGGTGACCTTATTTACTACCACGAGAGCGAGGAGGTGTTGTGGACCGGTGATGCCTCACGGGTGGTTTTCTATTCGGTCGGGTTTTTAGCGCCCCGCTGCCAGCCATTGCCCATCGCACACCGGGTCAGCAGGGCGGATGCCTCCATGAAGACCTCATTTCTCCGGCTGTATAAAATCTGGGATGGCGGGAGCGTCCGGAATCAATTTGAGATCCACGCCCTCATGAATGCCATGCTGAATGCGCTGGAGCGGAGTGCCCGGAATCAGTCAAGCCATAGCCAGGTCGCCATCGACTCCCCCTGGTGGCGAGCCGAAGCTGGCATCCGGGAGCGCCGCCTTTTCAGGCCTTCGCTGTCAGATTTAGCAAGACTCGCAGGAGTTGGGCGCAGCGTCCTGATCCGTTCATGCAAAAAGGCGACCTCCATGACACCCATGCAGCGCATCCGTGACATCCGCATGGAAGAGGCCTGCGGCCTGATCACCTTTGCGCATATGAACTTCTCTCAAATTGCTGACTATCTAGGTTACAGTCGCGTTCACGAATTCAGTCGCGAATTTGCGACTTTCCATGGAAAATCCCCGCGCGAGTTCAAACGGTCACTATGCCACCCCTGCAAATAA
- a CDS encoding DUF4062 domain-containing protein, translating into MEINGEVLRLALLASFLHHVRMATERVKIFISSVQKELAAERRAIKSFVDGDSLLRRFFDVFLFEDIPASDRRADEVYLEEVDRCDIYVGLFGDAYGYAGPDGLSPTEREYDRATQKSKLRLIFVKGAHDDNRHVKMLALIRKAGDQLVRRRFGSIPELTTGLYASMVEYLISSGAIHTGPFDAAVCSGATMTDISRAKITSFLERAQAERDYALGPRTPVKKALTHLNLLDGDRPTHAAILLFGKKPQRFMITSEVKCMHFHGTVVRKPIPSYHIYKGDLFEMVDQAVDFVMSKLARAVIPRDGKVASDVEYELPWKAVREAIVNAVTHRDYASNGSVQVMLLADRLEIWNPGELPSALSVAKLHHPHPSLPRNPLIADPMFLTRYAEKAGSGILDMLQQCQDAGLREPEFRQDGGFFVQTMWRPKSTAAVEVPPALGTKSALSRHQVGVLRKCNNDSTLVTLMEIAGRSDRTKFRHQVVSPLLEEGLLEMTIPSRPTSRLQKYRLTAKGRVRLDKDAKG; encoded by the coding sequence ATGGAAATCAACGGCGAAGTGTTGCGGCTTGCACTCTTGGCCTCGTTTTTGCACCATGTACGCATGGCAACGGAACGGGTAAAAATATTTATCAGCAGTGTCCAGAAGGAGCTTGCGGCGGAACGGCGGGCGATCAAGTCCTTTGTGGATGGGGACTCGCTGCTTCGGCGGTTTTTTGATGTCTTTCTTTTCGAGGATATCCCCGCTTCGGATCGCCGAGCCGATGAGGTCTATCTGGAGGAGGTGGACCGCTGTGACATTTATGTGGGCCTGTTCGGTGATGCCTATGGCTACGCGGGGCCGGATGGTCTTTCTCCTACAGAACGCGAATATGATCGTGCCACCCAGAAATCAAAACTTCGGCTTATCTTCGTTAAGGGTGCCCATGATGACAATCGTCATGTGAAAATGCTTGCGCTTATACGTAAGGCCGGAGATCAACTCGTCCGCCGCCGATTTGGCAGCATTCCTGAACTGACAACTGGACTATACGCCAGTATGGTTGAATATCTGATAAGCTCGGGCGCTATTCACACCGGGCCGTTCGACGCCGCCGTCTGTTCGGGCGCGACAATGACCGATATTTCTCGTGCGAAGATCACTTCATTTCTCGAACGCGCCCAGGCGGAACGCGACTATGCACTTGGCCCCCGGACTCCTGTCAAAAAAGCACTGACTCATCTCAACTTGCTTGATGGTGACCGACCTACTCATGCTGCCATTCTCCTGTTCGGCAAGAAGCCCCAGCGATTCATGATAACGTCAGAGGTCAAGTGCATGCACTTCCATGGCACGGTGGTGCGCAAACCGATACCTTCTTACCACATTTACAAGGGTGACTTGTTTGAGATGGTGGATCAGGCGGTTGACTTTGTCATGTCCAAGCTCGCTCGTGCCGTGATTCCGCGCGACGGCAAGGTCGCGAGTGATGTCGAATACGAACTTCCCTGGAAAGCGGTGCGTGAGGCTATTGTCAATGCCGTGACCCACCGTGATTACGCCAGCAACGGTAGCGTACAGGTCATGCTCCTTGCGGATCGTCTGGAAATTTGGAATCCAGGGGAATTGCCCTCGGCATTGTCAGTTGCCAAACTCCATCATCCTCATCCCTCCTTACCCAGGAACCCGCTCATTGCCGATCCAATGTTTCTGACCCGGTATGCCGAGAAGGCCGGCAGTGGCATCCTTGATATGCTCCAGCAGTGTCAGGACGCCGGTTTAAGGGAACCCGAATTTCGGCAGGATGGTGGTTTTTTCGTTCAGACAATGTGGCGCCCGAAATCTACTGCGGCAGTGGAGGTCCCTCCCGCGCTTGGCACCAAGTCGGCACTAAGTCGGCACCAAGTCGGAGTTCTTCGTAAGTGCAACAATGATAGCACGTTAGTTACTCTTATGGAGATCGCGGGTCGATCAGACCGCACCAAGTTCAGGCACCAAGTCGTGAGCCCTCTTCTTGAAGAGGGTTTACTGGAAATGACCATACCTTCCAGGCCTACCAGTCGCCTGCAGAAATACCGTCTCACGGCAAAGGGGCGTGTCAGGCTCGACAAGGATGCGAAGGGTTGA